Genomic segment of Streptosporangium sp. NBC_01755:
CGGAACCAGGACCAGTGGCGCCGCACCGCCAGGATGGCGACGACGGCGACCAGGGACCAGGCGATGCGGTGGGCCAGGATCTCCAGGGCGCCGGAGGGCTTCAGGAGCGGCCAGTAGAGCGGGAACAGGCCCCACATGGAGTAGGCGGCGATGCCGTACAGAACTCCACGGCGTGTTTCAGGCATGACCCCTATCTTTACTCCTTACTGAATTTAACACAATTTAGCTGTACTTTTCGATCAGTTAAGAAACTCTTGCGGGAACACGGGAGGGGCGCCCACTGTTGCCTTCTGGTGAGAACGTGTCAGGAGGAGGTTCGCAATGGGCTGGTTGTTCGGCAAGGACAAGACTTCCATGGTGTCCCCGGAGAACGCGCTCCCGGGTCGTGCCACGAGGATGGCGGTGCCCGGGCGTCATGAGGTTCTCGACGCCCCGCCGGCTCCGCCGTACCCCGAGGGGAGCGAGATCGCGGACTTCGGCCTCGGCTGTTTCTGGGGCGCCGAGCGCATTTTCTGGCAGACCCCGGGTGTGGTCTCCACCTCGGTCGGCTACGGGGGCGGCTACACCCAGAACCCGACCTACGAGGAGGTCTGCACCGGCCAGACCGGTCACACCGAGCTCGTCCGCGTCGTCTTCGACCCGGCACGGGTGTCCTACGAGGAACTGCTGCGCGTCTTCTGGGAGTCGCACAACCCCACCCAGGGCATGCGCCAGGGCAACGACGTCGGCACGCAGTACCGCTCGGCGATCTACCTCCACTCACCCGAGCAGGAGAAGGCAGCCCTGGCCTCGCGTGACGCCTACCAGAAGGTCCTCACCGACTCCGGCTACGGCGCCATCACCACCGAGATCGCTCCCGCCGGCGACTACTTCCACGCGGAGCGGTATCACCAGCAGTATCTCTACAAGAACCCCGGCGGTTACTGCGGCATCGGCGGCACCAACGTCAAGCTGGGTGACCCGTCCGAGTGGGCCGCCTGCCAGACGGGCCTTGTCCCGACGGAGGAATGACCCTCCAGGTTTCGCCTGTACGGCTCGTGCCCGATTCCTGAGTACGAGTCGTGCCGTCTGTGTGGTTTCGTCGTCATCCTTGTGTCGATCCGTCGCCCCAGCGCGGGTAGGCGCGCCGGTCCAGGTCTTCGACGGCGCGCTCGGGCCGGTCGGGCACTGTCGAATGTCAGCTTGTGGACAACTCGTCGAAGTAGCCTTTCATCAGGGGGTAATAGTCGGTGAAGTCGGGCTTGGGGGAGCCTTCGCGCGCAGCCACGAGCATGTCCAGGTAGTACTCCCAGCCGGGACCGATCTCTCCGATACCGTCTTCGCTGACAAGGTGCTGCACGAGCCGCAATTCCGTCGAACCATCCGTTTCTAACAGCGATAGCTCCAACCGCCAGGCCCCGGACTCATCGGTCATCGACAGGGCCAGCCGCCGCGGTGGATCGCATGCGTCGATTCGCATTTCGCACCACGGCATCTGCTCTTCGAACACCATCTGCACCTTGACCGTCCGGCCGGAGGCGGCCTCACCCTCCCACGGCCCGAACCAGAGGGCCGTCCGGTCGGATTCGGTGATACTGGCCCACACATCCTCGGCGGGTGCGCGGAACGTACGACTGAGGACCAGATCGCTTCCGGTGTCGGTGCGAAACAGCCGGCCAGTAGGTGTGGGGCTCATGCGGTGTTCCTCTTTTCCGGGTCTGCCGTGTCGCGCTTCCGGCGCTCACGGCGGGTTCGATAGACCTCTGTCTCGAGTGCGTCGAGGCGACGTTCCCAACCGGAGGGGCGGATGAACAGGGCAAGCCATTTGGCGAGCTCACCCAGTTGCTCGGCGTCAAGCACGTAGAACCGCTGTCGACCGACAAGTTCGTCGTGAATCAGCCCGCTCTCTCGGAGGACGCGAAGATGCCGGCTCACGGCAGGCCTGCTGATCGCGAAGCATCCGGCGATCTCTCCTGCGGTGAGGCGTTCGTTCCGCAGCATCAGCAGGATCTCCCGCCGCACGGGGTCCGCGATCGCGCCCGCCACCTTGTCCACCCATGAAGCGTAACCTATCGGTTACGCGTTTGGCGACCCGTTTGCAGGTGTTTTGCGGATACCGCGGCCTCGGTGGCACCGACTGCTCCTGGCGGCATGGCGGGCGGTGACGATGCAGGAGGAGATCATCTGATCGGGTTCGGCGACCGGCGGCATCGGCTGTTTCTCCCTGGAGACCCAGGTGAAGTCGAGGCCGACCGACTCTCGCAGCCTGACTTGAGGCGCCGACAGGAAACCCATCGTCACGCCGTCGGCACCTCGTGGGTTACCACAGCGTTGTTGGCACCAACGTCAAGCTAGGTGACCCGTCCGAGTGGTGCAGCCCTTGGCGGGGCAAGTCCGGTATCCGGCCTGCTCGCCGTACTCCGGCGGGAGAAAGTGAGGAGGTTGACTTGATGACACAATGATGATGTCATCAAGTCATGTTGTACCGTACGCCGAAGCTGGACGAAGCCGACCGCCGGGCACTCGAAGAGATCGAGCGGATGCGGTACGACCTGCGCATGCATGTTCGGCCGCAGACTCGCTGGACCAAGCAGTTGCGTAGAAGT
This window contains:
- the msrA gene encoding peptide-methionine (S)-S-oxide reductase MsrA, with amino-acid sequence MGWLFGKDKTSMVSPENALPGRATRMAVPGRHEVLDAPPAPPYPEGSEIADFGLGCFWGAERIFWQTPGVVSTSVGYGGGYTQNPTYEEVCTGQTGHTELVRVVFDPARVSYEELLRVFWESHNPTQGMRQGNDVGTQYRSAIYLHSPEQEKAALASRDAYQKVLTDSGYGAITTEIAPAGDYFHAERYHQQYLYKNPGGYCGIGGTNVKLGDPSEWAACQTGLVPTEE
- a CDS encoding SRPBCC family protein, which encodes MSPTPTGRLFRTDTGSDLVLSRTFRAPAEDVWASITESDRTALWFGPWEGEAASGRTVKVQMVFEEQMPWCEMRIDACDPPRRLALSMTDESGAWRLELSLLETDGSTELRLVQHLVSEDGIGEIGPGWEYYLDMLVAAREGSPKPDFTDYYPLMKGYFDELSTS
- a CDS encoding metalloregulator ArsR/SmtB family transcription factor gives rise to the protein MDKVAGAIADPVRREILLMLRNERLTAGEIAGCFAISRPAVSRHLRVLRESGLIHDELVGRQRFYVLDAEQLGELAKWLALFIRPSGWERRLDALETEVYRTRRERRKRDTADPEKRNTA